The DNA sequence GTGGCCGGCTTCTTCGGCGGCACCGTGGACGAGGTGATCCAGCGCATGATCGAGATCATCATCGGCATTCCCAGCCTGCCGCTGTGGATGGGGCTGAGCGCGGCACTGCCTACCGGCTGGCCGGTGCTCAAGATGTACTTCGCCATCACCGTGATCGTGTCGCTGATCGGCTGGACCAGCCTGGCGCGCGTGGTGCGCGGCAAGTTCCTGTCGCTGCGCGAGGAGGACTTCGTGGTGGCCGCCAAGCTGGCCGGCCGGCGCGACGTGCCCACCATCTTCCTGCACATGGTGCCGTCGTTCCTGAGCCACATCATTGCCTCACTGACCCTGGCGATCCCGACCATGATCCTGGCCGAGACCGCGCTCAGCTTCCTGGGCCTGGGCATGCAGCCGCCGGCGATCAGTTGGGGCGTGCTGCTCAAGGCGGCCCAGAACGTGCACTCCATCGCCCTGGCACCCTGGTTGATGATCCCCGGCCTGTTCGTGATCATTACCGTGCTCGCCTTCAACTTCGTCGGCGACGGCCTCCGCGACGCCGCCGACCCCTACGCATCACATTGATGCGTCTCGCCTCCTGCTGACCAAGGACTGGCTCGACCACCCGTTGATCTTCTTCTTCAACAACGCGCCGGCGGACCCGGTGCTCAGGGAGCTGGTGCAGGACCCGCGTCTCGGCCAGGCGATGTCGCTGGCGCTCGACCGGCAGGACTTCATCGAGTCTCTGTTCCTGGGCTTCGGCCGTCCCGCGCAGGTGTCGCCGGTGCGCGGCAACCCGATGTTCAGACAGGAGCTGGAAGATTCCTACGCCGCCTACGATCCCGACCAGGCCAATGCCCTGCTCGATGCGATGGGCCTGGAGTGGGATGCCAACAACGAGTTCCGCCTGCGTCCCGACGGCGAGCGGTTTACCATTCCGCTGACCTACTACGAGGTGTTCCCGTCGGTCACGCCGGGTTCCGAGCTGGCGTCGCAGTACTGGAAGGATATCGGTATCCACGTGCCTACCAAGGCGATGGACGGCGGCGCTTGGTGGACGGCGTTCCAGGCCAATGAGCACGTGCTCACTACCTGGGGCCTGGGCAGCGCCAGTGTCGTGCCGTCCTGGTTCTTCCAGGGCTTCAGCACCACCACACCCACCTGGTGGCGCTGGTACCAGACCGGCGGCGCCGAGGGTGTCGAGCCGACCGAAGCCGGCAAGCGCGTGTACGAATTGCGCGACATCATCCAGTCCACCCCGTCCGCGGAGGAGCGCTTGGCCGCCAGTCGCGAGGTGTTCGAGATTCAGGCCGAGCACCTGTGGGTGATCGGCGTGGCGGTGGACGTTCCCTCGCCGCTGGTGCACTCCCGGCGGATCGGCAACA is a window from the Spirochaetaceae bacterium genome containing:
- a CDS encoding ABC transporter substrate-binding protein — protein: MIFFFNNAPADPVLRELVQDPRLGQAMSLALDRQDFIESLFLGFGRPAQVSPVRGNPMFRQELEDSYAAYDPDQANALLDAMGLEWDANNEFRLRPDGERFTIPLTYYEVFPSVTPGSELASQYWKDIGIHVPTKAMDGGAWWTAFQANEHVLTTWGLGSASVVPSWFFQGFSTTTPTWWRWYQTGGAEGVEPTEAGKRVYELRDIIQSTPSAEERLAASREVFEIQAEHLWVIGVAVDVPSPLVHSRRIGNIGIAKDFYNITVLDGGEQWFFKN